The genomic interval GTTATATCGCACAGTTCGACCTTAGCTTGGTCCGGAGGAGCGTTGACGCTGTTGCGTCGACGTGCCGCGCTTCCATGCGGTCCAGCGCGTGCTGGCCTGCCCGCCGGTCGCCTTGCTTTATCTCCAAAGGTCTATCCCCATTGGTGAAATCCGTCAGAGGCTGTGCTGCATGAAGATGGAGCATGAAGGTAAACTCCGCACGGAACTCGACTACGCTGTCTACCGCAGTTGGCGGTGGCTTGCAAAGAAAGGGGCCCTTTGGAAGAGCCCCTTCGCATTGCATCAGCCTAGATCAGAAACGTTGGGTGTAGCGGACGTAAGGCACGCGACCCCAAGGATCGTAAAGGTACGAATCGTAGCTCGTGCCGCCAGTCGACCTGTCATACACAGGAATCCTGTTGGCGACATTGCTCACGCCGAGGGTGACCGTCGCGTTCCAAGGTGCCCTGTAGTTTATCTGCAGATCGTGCGTCAGATACGATGGAAGGCGGTCAGGGTACGTGTCAAGGCGCGCCATCTCTGCATTTTGTGACGCGGTGCGATCCTGATTTCGTTCCAGTGCGAGCCACTGACGATAGGACGTCGACTGGGTGCCGTGAATATAGTTAACGTTCCAGTTGACATCGACATCACCCATAGACCAGCTGTTGGTAAGCACAGCGCGTAAGCGCGGATAGCTCGGATTGCCGACGACGCTGGCATTTCCGTTCGAGGCGTAATTGCTCACGTACCCCACGGTCAACTGGTTGCGCAGGCGGCCGCTATCTCCAAGGTCGATATTGGTGCGCGCGGTTAAATCATAGCCTTCGGTCTCGATCCAGCCGATATTCGCAGACCCCGTCTGCGCATTGAGGATCCCGCCGAAAACATCGTTATTGTTGAAGGAAGCACCCAGGCCGAGCGATTCGTTCGGAAGGCTTGTGCCGGCCGGGAACTGGGTCAGTCCGCTCGGGCAGACTTGAATCGTACCGCGCAAGCAGCCGACGACAGTAGCTAATCCAATGCTCTGGATCGAGTCTTGGATCTCGATGTTGTAGTAGTCGAGGGTCAGATTCAGCCAGGCGCTCGCGTCCCAAACTGCACCCAAGCCCCACTGCTTAGATTGTTCTGACGTCAGGTTTGGGTTGGAGATGGAGTAGCTGTTCACCTGAGTCGAGCAGCTATCGCGGCCGGCCAGCATCTGGCATGTCGCTGGATCGGTAGTTGCGGCAGCGCTAAACGCGGTCTTCTGGGTCAGCACGTTCAGCGGCGGGGCCCGGAAGCCTTCGCCATAGGTGGCACGCAGTGTCAGATTGTCCAATGGCTGCCAGCGGAACGAGATCTTAGGGGCGAAATCGTTGCCGTAATCGCTGTAGCGCTCATATCGGCCAGCCAGATTGATCTCGAAGCCATCGACCACCGGCAGTAGCAGTTCGCCGTAGGCCGCATAGACATCCCGCCCGCCCGCAGCCGAGTTACCGGCAGAACCCACAATCTGATTGGCCTCGGACAGCGGGTCGTAGTTGTCCTGGTAGTACTCCTCGCGGAACTCGGCGCCTACAACCCCCGCGACAGTTCCGCCCGGGAGGCTGAACAGATCGAACGCAGCGCTTCCGAAGACCTCTTTGTTGGTGGTCTTCATGTCACGCGAAATGGTGGCGGTAAACCCCAGTGCCGAAGGATCACCAGCATACGGATCGTAGATATTGTAATCGCCATTGTCGATCGCTTGCTGTGCGAGCCCACCAACTACATAGTTGGTACCGAGGCTAACAGCGCGCGACTCCACATATCTCGCTCCGAACTCGACATCCACTTCGCCCACACGGCCTTCGAAGCCTCCGAGGAAGTTGTACGTCGTGTTCTCGACGGATCCATCGCGTTCACCCAGCGCAGCGAAGCGATGGAACAGATACAGATCACGTCCGACCAAGCTCTGGTAATAGGCATCGCTGGCGTAGGGATTGTTGCCTCCGATGGTGCCCGGATGATTCGCTGTGCCGTCCCTGATGACGATCGCACCACCCGGCCATGGGCTGGAGGGAACCGAGGCAAAGCGGCCAAAGGTCTCAGATCGGGCGACGTTGGCACGGAAATAGGTAGTCCAATCGTCGTTGATCTGATAATCGCCGTTGAAGAAAATCGAGGTGTTCTCGACGCTCGTCAGATTGGCGGAAGTCGCACTGTGGTTGAACTGACAGACCTTGTTGACGTCTTGGTAGAACAGGTCGCTGTCATCGCCATTGGTGCACAGTCCGGGCACTGAGGTGCCGAAGATTGGATGGACTAACCGTTGGCCCGCCGCAGTGGAGGGGGACAGTGCAAAGTTGTTCGCGTATACAGAGGTGCCCGGAGCGTCGTACCAGTAGTCGCGGTCACGAGTGAAGATGACGTCACGCTTGTTGTAGGAGGCGCCGGCAAGCACGCGGCTGCGATCGCTGGACGAGCCGAAGACGATGCTCATTTCTTCAGTGTCACCGCCCGGTTCCGTAGGGCGGCCGATGCCATAGGTGAATTCGACGCCGTCGAAGTCCTTGCGAGTGATGATGTTCACCACGCCACCCAGGGCATCCGAGCCGTAGATGGCCGATGCGCCGTCGGACAGAATTTCGATACGCTCAATGGCGGCCATCGGAATCGAGTTGAGATCCTGTGAGTTGCCGAGCATCGGCGCGGTAGGCGCGCGTCGGCCATCGATCAGGATCAGGGTACGGGCTGTGCCGAGACCACGCAGGCTGATGCCTGAGAAACCGCCCCAGGAACTTCCCGACGTGGATTGATAAGAGCCGAATGAGTTCAGGCTGGTATTGCGCAGGTAGTCTGCAACGGATACGTCGCCGCTAGCCTCGAGTTGAGCGCGATCGATGACAACGACCGGCAACGCGCCCTCGATTTCGGCGCGTTTGATGCGAGAGCCAGTAACCTCAATGCGATCGAGCGTGGTGGCCTCCTCCGTACTGTCCTGTGCGAAGGCGGTTCCGGTAGCCGAGACCGTGGCGGTACCTGCAACGAGCGCGCACACAATCGAATCGCGAAGCCTGTTCGTCTTCAACTTCATTCCTCTCTCTCCAAGTCAGTCTTGGGATTTCCCCAGGGGAACCCGCCGCAGGCGTCAAGCGAAACGCCAAATCCAGCAAGGTTGCGTCCGATACTAGCGGGGGGGAGAGAAAAATTAAAGCTCCGTTAACGAAATGCTTGCGCGATGTGAAATCGCTTGAAACGACGATACGACGCCATTCAAGCTGAATAGACATTCAGCTTGGTCGATGCGTTGTTCTGTGTGGAAGTGGGGCAAAAAAAGGGCGCCGATGGCGCCCTTCTTACAGATCCTGTTGGTACCGGATGTACGGCACGGCGCCGTCGTCGTCGGGCAGGTCGGCCATCCGCGAGAACGGGTTCTTGCCGCGGGTGATGACGTTCTCGGCACCGACGGTGAGCTGACCGCTCCAGGGCGTGCGCCAGCTGACGCCCACACCCAAGCCTTCCCACTTCGGAAGTCCCGGGGTATCGACCACCTGGCCGACGATGTTCGCGCTGAAGCGCCCGATGCCGCCGCCGACGCTGACGCTGCTGCTGGTCCACTGGTCGCTGAGGTCGGGCGGTGCGGTCGCCGATGGGATCAGGGTGGCCTTGGCCAGCGTTCCGGCCAGCGAGACATACGCGTCGTCGCCGATGTTCTTCCGTGCGAACACGGTCAGGTCGTGGACGTCGACCTGGCCGGCCGAGCCGCCACGCGCGGGCGTCAGCCAGCCCGGCAGGGTGTCGCGGCCTTCGCCGAGCGTCATGCCGACACCGCCGCCAGGGCGGCTGAAAGATGCGGTCGCGGTGGCCCGGCGGTTGCCGGGCACCGGGTCGTCGAGGGAGGCGAGCTGGCAATTGCGCGCCAGGCTGCTGACGGCACCGTTGAAGCTGCTGCCGGGGCTGCACAGCAAGGCGAGCGAACTGCCGGGTTCGAGGCCGAAGGCGGCATCGAATCGGTTCTCGCCCAGGCGCCAGCGTCCGCCGGCCTGATGCGGCGTGGCCGGTTCCAGGACGAGGAAGGCTTCGACCTTGCCGGATGTATCGAGGACCGGCAGCACGGTCTGGTTACGCCTGTCCTGCGCATGCGCACCCGCCGCCACGCAGAGCGCGAGGGAGGAGGCAAGCAGCAGTGGCGTCAAGGACAGTCGCATGGCCGATGTGACCCGGTCGTCGCCGGGAAGTTCCCCAGATTCACCGACCCTACTCTAGAGGGTTTATGTTTATTTAACAATCCTGCCCATGCCCCGGCAGGGCCCCTATTGCAACCGATCCGAGGCCTCGCCGCTGGCCACCGGGGCCGCGAGCAGATTCTCGATCTCGTCCGCGGAGAACCGGTAGACACGACCGCAGAATTCGCAGGTGACCGAGGCCTCACCGTCGACCGCCGCTGCGCGGGCTTCCGTTTCGCCCAGCGAGACCAGCATCGCCTCCACGCGCTCGCGCGAACATGAGCAGGCGAAGGCCAGCGGACGCTCGCCGAGCAACTGCGGGTCATCGTCGGGAAACAACCGCGCCAACAGCGTTTCGACGGGCCATCGAAGCAACTCGCCGGTCGAGAGCGTGTCAAACAGGATGCTCGCCCGGTTCCAGCCGTCCTCGTCGCCCTCGTCGCCCGGCAGCTTCTGCAGCATCAATCCGGCGGCGTGGTCGCCCTCGACCGCGAGCAGCACGCGCGTGGGCAACTGCTCGGACTGGCGGAAGTAGTCCTCGAACGCGCCAGACAGCGATTCAGACTGCAGGCCGACCAGGCCCTGGTACCGCATCGGCTCGCGGCCCTGTGCGGGGTTTTCGATCGTCAGCGCCAGGATCGCGTCGTCGCCGAGCGTGCGCAGGTCGCGCGAGATGGTCTCCGCGCCGACCTCGGCGATCCGCGCGATGCCGCGGATGGTGCCGGCCGCGGTGCACTCGGCAAACAGCGCCCGCAGCGGTCCGGATGCGCGCAGTTGCACCGACAGCCGGCCATCGACCTTGGCATGGCCGGTGAACAGCGCGGCCGCGGCGCAGGCCTCGCCCAGCAGGACTTCGACCGAGGCGGGATAGCGGGCGTTCGCCAAGACCCGGCGCCAGGTCTCGGTCAGGTGCACCCGGACGCCGCGCACGCCGGCGCGCTGAAGCAGGAAGCGGGACAGCCGGTCG from Luteimonas sp. S4-F44 carries:
- a CDS encoding Hsp33 family molecular chaperone HslO; this translates as MTETSAPDSDRLSRFLLQRAGVRGVRVHLTETWRRVLANARYPASVEVLLGEACAAAALFTGHAKVDGRLSVQLRASGPLRALFAECTAAGTIRGIARIAEVGAETISRDLRTLGDDAILALTIENPAQGREPMRYQGLVGLQSESLSGAFEDYFRQSEQLPTRVLLAVEGDHAAGLMLQKLPGDEGDEDGWNRASILFDTLSTGELLRWPVETLLARLFPDDDPQLLGERPLAFACSCSRERVEAMLVSLGETEARAAAVDGEASVTCEFCGRVYRFSADEIENLLAAPVASGEASDRLQ
- a CDS encoding TonB-dependent receptor; this encodes MKLKTNRLRDSIVCALVAGTATVSATGTAFAQDSTEEATTLDRIEVTGSRIKRAEIEGALPVVVIDRAQLEASGDVSVADYLRNTSLNSFGSYQSTSGSSWGGFSGISLRGLGTARTLILIDGRRAPTAPMLGNSQDLNSIPMAAIERIEILSDGASAIYGSDALGGVVNIITRKDFDGVEFTYGIGRPTEPGGDTEEMSIVFGSSSDRSRVLAGASYNKRDVIFTRDRDYWYDAPGTSVYANNFALSPSTAAGQRLVHPIFGTSVPGLCTNGDDSDLFYQDVNKVCQFNHSATSANLTSVENTSIFFNGDYQINDDWTTYFRANVARSETFGRFASVPSSPWPGGAIVIRDGTANHPGTIGGNNPYASDAYYQSLVGRDLYLFHRFAALGERDGSVENTTYNFLGGFEGRVGEVDVEFGARYVESRAVSLGTNYVVGGLAQQAIDNGDYNIYDPYAGDPSALGFTATISRDMKTTNKEVFGSAAFDLFSLPGGTVAGVVGAEFREEYYQDNYDPLSEANQIVGSAGNSAAGGRDVYAAYGELLLPVVDGFEINLAGRYERYSDYGNDFAPKISFRWQPLDNLTLRATYGEGFRAPPLNVLTQKTAFSAAATTDPATCQMLAGRDSCSTQVNSYSISNPNLTSEQSKQWGLGAVWDASAWLNLTLDYYNIEIQDSIQSIGLATVVGCLRGTIQVCPSGLTQFPAGTSLPNESLGLGASFNNNDVFGGILNAQTGSANIGWIETEGYDLTARTNIDLGDSGRLRNQLTVGYVSNYASNGNASVVGNPSYPRLRAVLTNSWSMGDVDVNWNVNYIHGTQSTSYRQWLALERNQDRTASQNAEMARLDTYPDRLPSYLTHDLQINYRAPWNATVTLGVSNVANRIPVYDRSTGGTSYDSYLYDPWGRVPYVRYTQRF